The Sulfurimonas hydrogeniphila genome includes a window with the following:
- a CDS encoding FMN-binding glutamate synthase family protein has protein sequence MEWVHGLWHFLDEFVEYFAVLIIIAVIALYIYDRYVQRQHALLVNYPIIGRFRYFFEALREPLRQYFAEESFYDSKDKVDWVYTAAKNKPNYQSFSVSQPFSGSRFILKHATSVLNDEEVDQNMQVVFGKNRKYPFVSQTPIIRSAMSDGALSPEAVRAFSLAGRDSNLTINTGEGSLTSNHLFTLKIDPNNSKYLEVVKSTPFAELAFKIGDFFFNKKVALKWYRDILLNEKTQNTYIYDTSSHLLFRVNWEAAIEYFPREVPKELPDMIFQISSGLYGVRDKNGNFDKEKYKKIMKFCKMTEIKIAQGAKQTGGKLAGSKVTADIAYYRGVEEGKDIISPNRFPYADTIEDLLNFIEKLQRLSEKPVGFKIVISDIASVETLVQKLAKRKNYGEFIPDFITVDSGEGGSATAPLELMESVGLTTNNSLYILDMLLKKYNIREDVKIIASGKILTPDDAVITLCMGADAVGIARAFMMSGGCIRAKMCSGFGTHVCPVGMATQDPKKRASYLVIKKGIQIGHYHKNLLKSMKTVMAVMGIKSIKDLNKSLLTYKNRSGEIYFDIDKYFQQKFKI, from the coding sequence ATGGAGTGGGTTCATGGTTTATGGCACTTTTTAGACGAATTTGTAGAATATTTTGCCGTGCTCATCATAATAGCAGTCATCGCTCTTTACATATACGACAGATATGTGCAAAGACAGCATGCTCTTCTTGTAAACTACCCGATTATAGGAAGATTTCGTTATTTTTTTGAGGCCCTCCGTGAACCACTGCGTCAATATTTTGCAGAAGAATCTTTTTATGACTCCAAAGACAAGGTTGACTGGGTGTATACAGCAGCCAAGAACAAACCAAACTACCAGTCATTTTCCGTAAGCCAGCCCTTTTCAGGATCAAGATTTATCTTAAAACATGCTACAAGTGTTTTAAACGATGAGGAGGTTGATCAAAACATGCAGGTAGTTTTTGGAAAGAACAGAAAATACCCTTTTGTATCGCAAACACCGATTATCCGTTCTGCTATGAGTGACGGTGCCCTGTCTCCCGAAGCAGTAAGAGCCTTTAGCTTAGCGGGAAGAGATTCCAACCTGACAATCAATACAGGAGAAGGTTCACTTACTTCCAACCATCTTTTTACCCTCAAAATAGATCCGAACAATTCAAAATATCTTGAAGTTGTCAAAAGTACCCCTTTTGCAGAACTTGCTTTTAAAATCGGAGATTTTTTCTTTAATAAAAAAGTAGCGCTGAAATGGTACAGAGATATTTTACTGAATGAAAAAACCCAAAATACCTATATTTATGATACCTCCAGCCACCTTCTTTTTCGTGTGAACTGGGAAGCAGCCATAGAATATTTTCCGCGGGAAGTTCCAAAGGAGCTGCCGGATATGATTTTTCAAATCAGTTCTGGTTTGTATGGTGTCAGAGACAAAAACGGCAATTTTGATAAAGAAAAATATAAAAAAATAATGAAATTTTGCAAAATGACTGAAATTAAAATAGCCCAGGGAGCAAAACAGACAGGCGGAAAACTCGCAGGTTCAAAAGTAACAGCGGACATAGCCTACTACCGTGGTGTTGAAGAGGGAAAAGACATCATTTCTCCCAACAGGTTCCCTTATGCAGATACAATAGAGGATCTTTTAAATTTTATTGAAAAACTGCAAAGACTCTCAGAAAAACCGGTTGGATTCAAAATAGTCATTTCAGACATAGCCTCTGTAGAAACACTGGTACAAAAACTTGCCAAAAGAAAAAATTATGGTGAATTTATACCAGATTTCATCACAGTGGACAGCGGTGAGGGTGGCAGCGCAACTGCTCCGCTTGAGCTAATGGAATCAGTAGGCCTCACAACAAACAACTCACTTTATATTCTGGATATGCTTTTAAAAAAATATAATATCAGAGAAGATGTCAAAATAATTGCCAGTGGAAAAATTCTAACACCCGATGATGCTGTCATCACCTTGTGTATGGGTGCTGATGCTGTAGGCATTGCACGTGCATTTATGATGAGTGGCGGGTGTATCCGGGCAAAAATGTGTTCTGGTTTTGGAACACATGTCTGCCCGGTCGGCATGGCAACACAGGATCCAAAAAAAAGAGCCTCCTATCTTGTAATAAAAAAAGGCATACAAATTGGACACTATCATAAAAATCTTCTTAAAAGTATGAAGACTGTCATGGCAGTAATGGGTATAAAAAGCATTAAAGACTTAAACAAAAGCCTCCTTACCTATAAAAACAGAAGTGGTGAAATATATTTTGATATTGACAAATATTTTCAGCAAAAATTTAAAATTTAG
- the hisS gene encoding histidine--tRNA ligase — translation MIKSLRGMNDILDENESKRFTYFLDVAQNIARRYGFHYIETPLLEETALFKRSVGESSDIVGKEMYQFTDKGGNDVCLRPEGTAGVVRAFIQKKLDKAGGIHRFFYHGPMFRYERPQKGRLREFHQFGVESFGIESVYEDANMIMMVSDILKELGIGYRLQINSLGDNNCMPEYRDTLVSFIESIEDEICEDCKRRKSTNPIRVLDCKNEKCQSLYENAPKLLHSLCENCDNDFEKLKKILDANDISYEVDTNLVRGLDYYSKTAFEFVSDNIGSQSAIAGGGRYDRLVEFLDGRPTPAVGFAMGIERLLELIQMPQELREGYYLGAMDEEAIDTIITLTHKKRATDKAVCDYKAKNLKNHLKSADKMNAKYCCVIGTNEMSNGTIWVKDLENKIEKTIPLKEF, via the coding sequence ATGATTAAATCACTAAGAGGTATGAATGATATACTTGATGAAAACGAATCAAAACGATTTACTTATTTTTTGGATGTGGCACAAAACATTGCCAGAAGATATGGTTTTCACTATATAGAAACACCACTTTTAGAAGAGACGGCACTTTTTAAACGCAGTGTCGGAGAGAGCAGTGACATTGTCGGTAAAGAGATGTACCAGTTTACGGACAAGGGAGGCAATGATGTATGTCTGCGCCCTGAGGGAACAGCCGGTGTTGTACGGGCTTTTATTCAAAAAAAATTAGACAAAGCAGGCGGAATTCACAGATTTTTTTATCATGGTCCTATGTTTCGTTATGAAAGACCACAGAAAGGACGTTTGAGAGAGTTTCATCAGTTTGGAGTTGAAAGTTTCGGTATTGAGAGTGTGTATGAAGATGCAAATATGATCATGATGGTCAGTGATATACTCAAAGAACTTGGTATCGGCTACAGGTTGCAGATCAATTCACTCGGTGACAACAACTGCATGCCTGAGTACCGTGACACCCTTGTCTCTTTTATAGAAAGTATTGAAGATGAAATTTGTGAAGACTGTAAACGAAGAAAAAGTACGAACCCCATCCGTGTTCTTGACTGTAAAAATGAAAAGTGTCAGTCTTTGTACGAAAATGCTCCAAAACTTTTACATTCACTGTGCGAAAACTGTGACAATGACTTTGAAAAACTGAAAAAAATACTTGATGCAAATGACATCAGCTATGAAGTAGATACGAATCTTGTACGAGGGCTTGACTACTACTCCAAAACCGCTTTTGAATTTGTCAGTGACAATATAGGCAGTCAAAGTGCTATTGCCGGTGGTGGAAGATATGACAGACTTGTAGAGTTTTTAGACGGTCGCCCTACCCCTGCTGTAGGTTTTGCGATGGGTATTGAAAGACTGTTGGAACTCATACAAATGCCACAGGAATTAAGAGAAGGCTATTATCTTGGTGCTATGGACGAAGAAGCCATAGATACAATAATCACGCTGACACATAAAAAAAGGGCTACAGACAAAGCAGTTTGCGATTATAAGGCGAAAAACCTCAAAAATCATCTCAAAAGTGCGGATAAAATGAATGCAAAATACTGCTGCGTTATTGGTACAAATGAAATGAGCAACGGAACAATTTGGGTTAAAGATTTAGAAAATAAAATTGAAAAGACAATTCCGCTCAAAGAATTTTAG
- the tmk gene encoding dTMP kinase, protein MYIAIEGIDTAGKSTQIEALKKYFPDAVITKEPGGTAIGQEIRRLVLSAKTKSKRAEFLLFLADRAEHIKEVIEPNLHKMIISDRSAVSGVAYALTQGSISKKDLISLNDFATKKIYPQAIFLLRLTKQELKYRLSQKKLDGIELRGSEYLLKIQESIKEASLLLGVPLIEIDATKNRDEITKEILDNIKNETMLKG, encoded by the coding sequence TGCAATAGAAGGTATTGATACAGCCGGGAAAAGTACACAGATAGAAGCACTGAAAAAGTACTTTCCTGATGCAGTCATTACAAAAGAACCCGGTGGAACTGCTATAGGACAAGAAATTCGCAGACTTGTTTTGAGTGCAAAAACAAAAAGCAAAAGAGCAGAGTTTCTTCTTTTTCTTGCAGACAGAGCAGAACATATAAAAGAGGTAATAGAACCAAATCTGCACAAAATGATTATTTCAGACAGAAGTGCTGTAAGTGGTGTCGCCTATGCACTCACCCAGGGAAGTATCAGTAAAAAAGATTTGATCAGTTTGAATGATTTCGCAACAAAAAAAATATATCCCCAGGCAATCTTTTTACTGCGTCTGACAAAACAGGAACTCAAATACAGACTTTCGCAAAAAAAACTTGACGGCATTGAACTCAGAGGCAGTGAATATTTGTTAAAGATTCAAGAGAGTATCAAAGAAGCAAGTCTTCTTCTGGGTGTGCCGTTGATTGAAATTGATGCCACAAAAAACAGAGATGAAATTACAAAAGAAATATTAGATAATATTAAAAATGAAACAATGCTAAAAGGATAA